One segment of Anaerolineales bacterium DNA contains the following:
- a CDS encoding TIGR03618 family F420-dependent PPOX class oxidoreductase: MTSIPASHLDLLAEANHAVLTTMMPDGTPQSSVVWADYDGKHVLICTTRERQKGRNMQANPNVALLVMDPEDDRRWLAIRGLVVDITEENAEAILDDLVRRYTGKTHYYGDIFPVEQREKETRVTVRIEPVEIEAGRPPADGASRKEDAIRRALRTDRTIDIITTGAKSGLQRRTEIWFTNVGGRIIICGTPDAKGGKGPRKPRDWLANLKAQPQFTFCLKESLRAELPARAVLIEDPQERRRLMSAPETKWYRDQVDSIDDLVSGSPIVEVLFDDDPG, translated from the coding sequence ATGACTTCGATTCCCGCCTCCCACCTCGATTTGCTCGCCGAAGCCAATCACGCTGTGCTCACTACCATGATGCCGGACGGCACGCCGCAGTCCAGTGTGGTGTGGGCGGATTACGATGGCAAACACGTTCTCATCTGCACAACACGCGAACGACAGAAGGGACGCAACATGCAGGCCAACCCCAACGTGGCTCTGCTGGTGATGGACCCCGAAGACGATCGGCGCTGGCTGGCGATTCGAGGCCTGGTCGTGGATATCACCGAGGAAAATGCCGAAGCCATCCTCGACGATCTGGTGCGGCGGTACACAGGCAAGACGCATTATTACGGCGACATCTTCCCCGTTGAACAACGTGAAAAAGAGACGCGCGTGACGGTGAGAATCGAGCCGGTTGAAATCGAAGCCGGAAGACCGCCGGCGGATGGCGCCTCCCGGAAGGAGGATGCGATTCGACGAGCCCTGCGAACCGATCGCACCATCGACATCATTACCACCGGTGCGAAATCGGGGCTGCAGCGCCGTACTGAAATCTGGTTCACCAACGTCGGCGGGCGCATCATCATCTGCGGTACACCGGACGCCAAAGGCGGCAAAGGTCCCCGCAAGCCGCGCGATTGGCTGGCCAATCTAAAGGCCCAGCCGCAGTTCACTTTTTGCCTGAAGGAATCGCTGCGGGCCGAACTTCCCGCTCGAGCGGTTCTCATCGAAGACCCGCAGGAACGCCGGCGTCTGATGAGCGCTCCGGAAACGAAGTGGTACCGCGACCAAGTCGACTCGATCGACGATCTCGTCTCCGGGAGTCCGATCGTGGAAGTGCTCTTCGACGACGATCCCGGCGA
- a CDS encoding pyridoxamine 5'-phosphate oxidase family protein, with amino-acid sequence MPYPESHQDLFEKTYPFYLSTVDTAGHPRIAPIWCALDGNDLLLVIERGSASESSVRQNHRVSILAYDRGNPLHNMEIRGEIIEIGKDDDSLPKQMREIDNTICVRMAPTRIRVEG; translated from the coding sequence ATGCCTTACCCGGAATCACACCAGGATCTGTTTGAGAAGACCTACCCGTTCTATCTTTCAACGGTCGATACTGCGGGGCATCCGCGCATCGCTCCGATCTGGTGTGCGCTTGACGGGAACGACCTCCTGCTCGTCATCGAGCGAGGCTCAGCATCCGAAAGCAGCGTGAGGCAAAACCACAGAGTCTCCATCCTCGCCTACGATCGCGGGAATCCGTTGCACAACATGGAAATCCGCGGGGAAATCATAGAGATTGGAAAGGATGATGATTCCCTTCCGAAGCAGATGCGGGAAATCGACAATACCATCTGTGTACGCATGGCGCCGACGCGCATCCGCGTAGAGGGTTGA
- a CDS encoding isoprenylcysteine carboxylmethyltransferase family protein encodes MNASTTNHENHGIPWRGLISLLILIALMPCVLFLCAGRLDWWEGWAYTANALIVLVSSRALVLIKSPDMARERSEAGSKEDVKPWDRVLMPLTALVGPFVSWIIAGLDERFGWTPDLPDGIQIAALLVIFLGSNIGTWAMLSNRFFSSQVRIQHDRGQTVVSTGPYRFVRHPGYAGGVLSWLAAPVFFSSYWLVIPTVIVIALTVVRTALEDRTLLEELPGYREYAQKVRYRLLPGIW; translated from the coding sequence ATGAACGCTTCAACGACCAACCATGAAAATCATGGGATTCCCTGGAGGGGCCTTATCAGTCTGCTAATCCTGATCGCGCTCATGCCTTGCGTGCTCTTCCTCTGCGCCGGCCGTCTCGATTGGTGGGAAGGATGGGCGTACACGGCCAACGCGCTGATCGTGCTCGTTTCCAGCCGGGCCCTCGTGTTGATTAAAAGCCCGGACATGGCCCGAGAGCGCTCGGAAGCCGGCAGCAAGGAAGACGTCAAGCCCTGGGATCGAGTGCTCATGCCGCTGACGGCGCTCGTCGGGCCGTTTGTCTCCTGGATCATCGCCGGGCTGGACGAGCGCTTCGGTTGGACTCCCGATCTGCCCGATGGGATTCAGATCGCCGCCCTGCTGGTGATTTTCCTGGGCAGCAACATCGGGACCTGGGCCATGCTGTCCAACCGCTTTTTCTCCTCTCAAGTACGCATCCAGCACGATCGCGGCCAGACCGTCGTCAGCACAGGCCCGTATCGTTTCGTGCGCCACCCAGGGTATGCCGGCGGTGTGCTCTCCTGGCTCGCCGCGCCGGTTTTCTTCAGTTCCTATTGGTTGGTGATCCCGACCGTGATCGTCATCGCCCTGACCGTCGTCCGCACGGCGCTGGAAGACCGCACGCTGCTGGAAGAGCTCCCGGGGTATCGAGAATATGCCCAAAAAGTACGCTACCGCTTGTTGCCGGGAATTTGGTAA
- a CDS encoding YkvA family protein has translation MQFEYEELEDVVIVSRIEAWKQRIEHLKTETYAVYLASRDPRVPWYAKALVAFVVAHTFSPIDLIPDFIPVLGIVDDLVITPLGIALALKMIPEPVMLECRLKAQEKMLSGKPTSKLGAAMVVIIWLLLASVLIVAGVRVLDRR, from the coding sequence ATGCAGTTCGAATACGAGGAACTCGAGGACGTCGTTATCGTGAGCAGGATCGAAGCCTGGAAGCAGCGTATCGAGCATCTCAAAACCGAGACGTATGCCGTTTACCTGGCCAGCAGGGACCCCAGGGTGCCCTGGTACGCCAAAGCGCTGGTGGCTTTCGTCGTGGCGCACACATTCAGTCCCATCGACTTGATTCCCGATTTCATACCGGTGTTGGGGATCGTAGATGACCTGGTTATCACGCCCCTGGGCATCGCGCTGGCGCTGAAGATGATTCCCGAACCGGTTATGCTCGAATGCCGCCTTAAGGCACAGGAGAAAATGTTGTCCGGCAAGCCCACGAGCAAGTTGGGCGCAGCCATGGTCGTAATCATATGGCTTCTCCTGGCAAGCGTGCTGATCGTAGCCGGCGTGCGCGTGTTGGATCGACGATGA
- a CDS encoding magnesium transporter CorA family protein, with protein MIKVYQVTEGILKTSDHIGPQSWVHVTDPTESELAQLEKIIQPKELLGHVLDFDERPRILRRGKTIVIVLHFPLRQAQDARIPYITMPVSIYLLPENIVTVEPCEMGVAGKFSQSPPAGYGLKEKTTFVLNILSHTASEYLASLDDINHATEEVEERLQRSLHNQGILQLLDYQKSLVYFTTALNSLEVLLEKLRKTDVLEWSSENQEILEDVLVEIQQAVYQVGISQNLLTQMMDAIASIVSNNLNTVMKFLTAITIIISIPMLIASLYGMNVPLPGSKSTSALGNLLILSLVLSLLVVVLFRRRDWL; from the coding sequence GTGATTAAGGTCTACCAGGTAACCGAAGGGATTCTGAAAACATCCGATCACATCGGTCCTCAAAGCTGGGTTCACGTCACCGACCCGACGGAATCCGAACTCGCCCAACTCGAAAAAATCATCCAGCCCAAAGAACTCCTCGGGCACGTGCTCGATTTCGATGAGAGACCGCGCATCCTGCGGCGCGGGAAAACCATCGTCATCGTGCTGCATTTTCCCCTGCGCCAGGCCCAAGACGCTCGCATCCCCTACATCACCATGCCTGTGAGTATCTACTTGCTGCCGGAAAACATCGTGACTGTCGAACCTTGTGAAATGGGTGTGGCCGGGAAATTTTCCCAAAGCCCGCCGGCCGGATATGGCCTGAAGGAAAAAACCACCTTCGTGTTGAACATCCTCTCCCACACCGCATCGGAATATCTGGCCAGTTTGGACGACATCAACCACGCTACAGAGGAAGTGGAGGAACGTCTTCAGCGCTCGTTGCACAACCAGGGAATTCTCCAGCTGCTGGACTACCAGAAAAGTCTGGTTTATTTCACCACCGCACTGAATTCCCTCGAGGTCTTGCTGGAGAAATTACGCAAGACCGATGTTCTCGAATGGTCTTCCGAGAACCAGGAGATATTGGAAGACGTTCTGGTCGAAATTCAGCAGGCCGTGTATCAAGTCGGTATCTCGCAAAATCTCCTCACGCAGATGATGGACGCGATTGCATCCATCGTATCCAACAATCTCAACACGGTGATGAAATTCCTGACCGCCATAACGATCATCATCAGTATTCCCATGCTGATCGCCAGCCTGTATGGCATGAACGTTCCCCTACCGGGGAGCAAGAGCACGAGTGCGTTGGGCAATCTGCTCATCCTCTCACTTGTCCTGTCACTCCTGGTGGTCGTTCTCTTCCGCAGGCGGGATTGGCTCTAA
- a CDS encoding cation diffusion facilitator family transporter has product MASIESGLTIAGSAIAINLMLALIKISTGVLGNSYALIADGIESTADIFSSLIVWSGLQISSRPPDEDHPYGHGKAESLAGMVVSLFLIAAAIFIAVQSIREIRTPHHAPAWYTLLVLGIIITVKELLYRRMTNVGNRLNSSSLRSDAWHHRSDALTSLAAFVGISIALIGGKGFEQADDWAALLASGAILFNGVRLFLPALNEVMDAAAPEQVERQIIDLAASVEGVVAIEKCRIRKSGLGYLMDIHVEVDGDISIREGHYIGHRVKDRLMQSNLPIVDVVVHIEPAGGVGT; this is encoded by the coding sequence ATGGCTTCGATCGAATCTGGTTTGACGATTGCGGGCAGCGCAATTGCGATCAATTTAATGCTGGCCTTGATCAAGATCAGTACAGGCGTTCTGGGGAATTCATATGCGTTGATCGCCGACGGGATCGAATCGACGGCAGATATCTTTTCCTCATTGATCGTTTGGAGCGGGTTGCAGATTTCTTCGAGACCTCCAGACGAAGATCATCCCTACGGTCATGGGAAGGCCGAATCGTTGGCCGGCATGGTCGTTTCGTTGTTCTTGATCGCCGCGGCTATATTCATTGCCGTCCAGAGCATTCGAGAGATTCGTACGCCACACCATGCCCCGGCTTGGTATACGCTGCTCGTATTGGGCATCATCATTACCGTTAAGGAACTGCTCTACCGCAGGATGACCAACGTCGGCAATCGGTTGAACAGCAGCTCGCTGCGTAGCGATGCCTGGCACCATCGTTCGGATGCGCTCACCTCACTCGCCGCTTTCGTCGGGATCAGTATTGCCCTGATCGGTGGAAAAGGCTTCGAGCAGGCGGACGATTGGGCTGCACTGCTGGCCAGTGGGGCGATTCTGTTCAACGGCGTTCGGCTTTTTCTGCCGGCGCTGAACGAGGTCATGGACGCTGCGGCTCCGGAACAGGTGGAACGCCAGATTATCGACCTTGCCGCGAGCGTCGAAGGTGTGGTGGCCATCGAGAAGTGCCGAATCCGCAAGAGTGGCCTGGGATACCTGATGGACATCCACGTCGAGGTGGATGGCGACATTTCTATCCGCGAAGGGCACTACATCGGGCACAGGGTGAAAGATCGCCTCATGCAGTCGAATTTACCCATCGTGGATGTGGTGGTGCACATCGAGCCTGCCGGTGGGGTAGGAACTTGA
- a CDS encoding alpha/beta hydrolase has translation MHEAIFWQWRQPVKNLRRYGKAPYRVVVVHGGPGAPGEMAPVARELESDWGVLEPLQQANTIAGQVEELHAVLAEHADLPIVLIGFSWGAWLSILFAERFPRMVCKLILIGSGSFTEAYIADMHATRLERLSSAERRELTQLLEIMAAQEEVAKSVFRRAGELLSIADAFDPLPAESEIVDFQVDIYRGVWPEAAELRRSGELLASAARIQCPVVAIHGDHDSHPAEGVRVPLETVLPEFRFILLERCGHKPWIEQHARAPFYGVLENELHLMPEI, from the coding sequence TTGCACGAAGCGATATTTTGGCAATGGAGGCAGCCGGTGAAAAACCTGCGTCGGTATGGAAAAGCACCCTATCGTGTGGTCGTCGTGCATGGAGGACCCGGCGCGCCGGGCGAAATGGCGCCGGTAGCCCGCGAACTCGAATCGGATTGGGGCGTCCTGGAACCACTGCAGCAAGCGAATACGATTGCCGGCCAGGTCGAGGAACTGCACGCCGTTCTGGCGGAGCACGCCGACCTGCCGATCGTGTTGATCGGTTTTTCCTGGGGCGCCTGGTTGAGCATCTTGTTCGCAGAAAGATTCCCGCGCATGGTCTGCAAACTGATCCTCATCGGCAGCGGAAGTTTTACAGAAGCATACATCGCCGACATGCATGCCACTCGGCTTGAACGCCTCTCCTCGGCTGAACGAAGGGAATTGACTCAACTGCTGGAGATCATGGCTGCTCAGGAGGAAGTGGCAAAGTCTGTGTTTCGACGCGCCGGAGAATTGTTATCTATAGCAGATGCTTTCGATCCGCTGCCCGCCGAGTCCGAAATCGTCGATTTCCAGGTCGACATCTATCGGGGTGTCTGGCCGGAAGCGGCCGAATTGCGCCGCAGTGGGGAACTCCTGGCTTCTGCCGCACGCATTCAATGCCCGGTGGTCGCCATTCATGGCGATCACGATTCCCACCCCGCAGAGGGAGTCCGTGTGCCGCTCGAAACGGTGCTTCCCGAGTTCCGGTTCATTCTTCTCGAACGTTGCGGTCATAAACCCTGGATCGAACAGCATGCCAGGGCGCCTTTCTATGGAGTGCTCGAAAACGAACTGCATCTTATGCCCGAGATTTGA
- a CDS encoding 4Fe-4S binding protein: MSMRNWRRLRQVTQVLSLSLYLYLFFAILPERTAFPLADLYFRLDPLLAMGAMIASRSWIPKLVLALITIGFTLLFVRIWCGWFCPLGTILEWFRIRSPKKRRQQPSADWRKVGRILLLVMLVAALLGNLSLFILDPLTLLTRSMSTVFLPAFDKGVTAIEETLYKLPGLRPAVNELERLLRGRILPVEPQVFTSSFLIALIFFTILALNVFAERFWCRYLCPLGALLGFLSKISIFRPFIGESCKACARCSRVCQLDAIRDEPKYEIAPADCTLCLDCFTACPANDIRLRPTVSVDALRPYDPARREVLMAMAAGAMGVAVLKSGIRSKDRHPFLLRPPGVGTEDVFLAHCLRCSECIRVCPTSGLQPVLAEAGAEGFWTPRLVPRLGYCNYGCNACGQSCPSGAIPALELEDKRRAVIGTANIDKDLCLPWSKGVPCIVCEEMCPIPEKAVKLEEATVINADGESVTVQRPSVLDHLCIGCGICEYKCPAQGGAAIRVRRQA, translated from the coding sequence ATGAGTATGCGTAATTGGCGCCGACTGCGCCAGGTAACCCAGGTGTTGAGTTTGAGTCTGTATCTGTACTTGTTCTTCGCGATACTGCCAGAGCGAACGGCGTTTCCTCTGGCCGATTTGTATTTTCGACTCGATCCCTTGCTCGCCATGGGTGCGATGATAGCTTCCCGATCTTGGATTCCGAAGCTTGTGCTGGCGTTGATCACCATCGGGTTTACACTGCTGTTCGTGAGGATCTGGTGTGGATGGTTTTGTCCCTTGGGCACGATTCTGGAGTGGTTTCGCATTCGATCGCCCAAAAAGCGCAGGCAGCAGCCATCCGCGGATTGGCGAAAGGTGGGAAGAATTTTGCTACTGGTGATGCTGGTGGCGGCGCTGCTGGGCAATCTGTCTTTGTTCATCCTGGATCCCCTGACGCTGCTCACGCGTTCCATGTCCACGGTCTTCCTGCCCGCCTTCGACAAGGGAGTCACCGCAATCGAAGAGACCCTGTATAAGCTGCCTGGGTTGCGGCCGGCGGTAAATGAACTCGAGCGGCTGCTGCGAGGTCGAATATTGCCCGTTGAGCCCCAGGTTTTCACGTCGAGCTTCCTGATTGCCCTTATATTCTTCACTATTCTCGCTTTGAATGTGTTTGCAGAACGTTTCTGGTGCCGCTACCTCTGTCCTCTGGGCGCTTTATTGGGCTTTCTTTCCAAAATATCGATCTTCCGTCCGTTCATCGGCGAATCGTGCAAAGCCTGCGCACGCTGTTCGCGCGTCTGCCAGTTGGATGCCATCCGCGACGAACCGAAGTATGAGATCGCCCCTGCGGATTGCACGCTCTGCCTGGATTGTTTTACCGCTTGTCCTGCAAATGACATACGTCTCCGGCCGACGGTCAGCGTCGACGCGCTGCGTCCCTACGATCCGGCGCGTCGGGAGGTTCTGATGGCGATGGCGGCCGGGGCGATGGGCGTGGCGGTGCTGAAAAGCGGAATACGAAGCAAGGATCGCCATCCATTTTTACTGCGTCCACCGGGTGTCGGGACGGAGGACGTGTTCCTGGCGCATTGCCTGCGCTGCAGCGAATGCATCCGCGTTTGCCCAACTTCCGGTTTGCAGCCCGTGCTTGCGGAGGCGGGTGCGGAGGGCTTTTGGACGCCGCGTCTGGTGCCGCGCCTGGGATATTGCAATTACGGCTGCAACGCTTGCGGCCAGTCGTGTCCCTCGGGCGCCATTCCGGCCCTCGAACTGGAAGACAAACGCCGGGCGGTGATCGGGACCGCCAACATCGACAAGGATTTATGTCTGCCCTGGTCGAAAGGGGTACCATGCATCGTGTGTGAAGAAATGTGCCCCATTCCGGAAAAAGCCGTCAAACTTGAGGAAGCGACGGTCATCAACGCTGATGGTGAAAGTGTGACTGTGCAGCGTCCATCCGTCCTCGACCACCTGTGCATCGGCTGCGGGATTTGCGAATACAAGTGCCCCGCGCAGGGAGGCGCGGCGATACGCGTCCGCCGTCAGGCGTAA
- a CDS encoding DNA-formamidopyrimidine glycosylase family protein, which produces MPELPEITARSKEMKDTLVDKTIQHIEILQPKSLNVPEKEFVRALTGATIYDVSSRGKWIFVETDQGWLLLNLGMGGEILLTPCDDLPEKRRLSFRFDDDTCLSINFWWFGYAHYMPSDSLQDHKMTAKLGPQAIDLTAQDLRQIIAKRKARVKSFLLDQTSIAGIGNAYVHDILFLAKLHPLRTLNTLSQDEIERLAESIHAGLQPGIDKGGAFYEVNLHGEKGGFTMDDILVGYKEGQPCPVCKTEIVKIKTGSTSSFICPNCQPIDG; this is translated from the coding sequence GTGCCGGAGCTGCCGGAAATTACCGCAAGATCGAAAGAGATGAAAGACACTTTGGTCGACAAGACCATCCAACATATCGAAATCCTTCAACCCAAGTCGCTGAACGTCCCTGAAAAGGAGTTTGTCCGGGCGTTGACAGGGGCCACGATATACGACGTCAGCAGCCGGGGAAAATGGATCTTCGTCGAAACCGATCAGGGGTGGCTGCTGCTCAACCTGGGTATGGGAGGCGAAATCTTGCTCACGCCTTGCGACGACCTGCCGGAGAAGCGCAGATTGAGTTTTCGCTTCGACGACGATACCTGCCTGTCGATCAACTTCTGGTGGTTTGGTTACGCCCACTACATGCCGAGCGACAGCCTCCAGGACCACAAGATGACTGCAAAGCTTGGTCCTCAGGCCATCGACCTCACGGCGCAGGATCTACGGCAGATCATTGCCAAGCGCAAAGCGCGGGTAAAATCGTTCCTTCTCGACCAGACTTCGATCGCGGGAATCGGCAATGCGTACGTGCACGACATCCTCTTTCTCGCCAAACTCCATCCGCTGCGCACCTTGAATACCTTGTCACAGGACGAAATCGAACGCCTGGCGGAATCCATCCACGCCGGTCTCCAACCCGGCATCGACAAGGGAGGTGCATTCTATGAAGTCAACCTGCATGGGGAAAAAGGGGGCTTCACGATGGACGACATTCTCGTCGGATACAAGGAAGGGCAGCCTTGCCCCGTGTGCAAGACCGAGATCGTAAAGATCAAGACGGGGAGCACGAGCAGTTTCATCTGCCCCAATTGCCAACCCATCGATGGATGA
- the liaF gene encoding cell wall-active antibiotics response protein LiaF, with product MRDKGQLWLGGVLIFLGLLILLDNIFVDIAFGALFWPLVFILVGVLIIVRPRMVSPETDVNVRLFGDTRQMGEWDAHDVEYWSFIGDVKMDLREANVPAGETVVKLYGFIADLKIRLPEDVAVSVDNIALITESKIFGKKMGGLLTPIDWKSDDYDGAKKKLNIEMVNFIGGVTLFRG from the coding sequence ATGCGTGACAAGGGACAACTCTGGCTGGGGGGTGTGCTGATCTTTCTGGGTCTGCTTATTTTATTGGACAACATCTTCGTCGATATTGCCTTTGGCGCACTCTTCTGGCCATTGGTGTTTATCCTCGTCGGCGTGTTGATCATCGTACGTCCGCGCATGGTCAGCCCGGAGACCGACGTCAACGTGCGTTTGTTTGGAGACACCCGCCAGATGGGAGAGTGGGATGCACATGACGTGGAGTACTGGTCTTTCATCGGGGACGTTAAAATGGACCTGCGTGAAGCCAACGTGCCCGCCGGAGAAACCGTCGTGAAACTGTACGGTTTCATTGCCGATCTCAAGATACGCCTCCCGGAAGACGTCGCGGTTTCCGTCGATAACATCGCACTCATAACGGAATCGAAAATATTTGGGAAGAAAATGGGCGGCTTGCTCACCCCGATCGATTGGAAGAGCGATGATTACGATGGCGCCAAGAAAAAGCTGAACATCGAGATGGTTAATTTCATCGGTGGTGTTACACTGTTCCGCGGCTGA
- a CDS encoding sigma-70 family RNA polymerase sigma factor — protein MNSKTANSSSTRARNSLTAESEAVELLIDLGMEKGYVNLDDILAAIPQAEENVDLLDELFNALLAAGIPYSNNGYIAGNHDVQESDVEAATKIARNEDTEEEFQNQRTIDAADAGDSIGTYLSQAARVPLLTREEEVLLAKRIERGRDASCKLAKANGSAKKRADLRCLVEDGVAAREHLILANVRLVFSVAKKYCGRGMPLMDLVQEGHIGLMRAAKKFDYKRGYKFSTYATWWIRQAITRSVADQGRTIRLPVHMGERISKMYRVRHSLIQSLGRLPRTEELAEALGDKTENVAKMLRFSKHTLSLELPVGEDDDAVLGDFIEDEEAPPPEDKTGQVLLRERMKDLLDTLPPREVRVLQLRFGLYGTRQHTLNEVGQKMGITRERVRQIQAQAIRRLRKNSLRREWVDYVRA, from the coding sequence TTGAATTCTAAAACCGCGAATAGCAGCAGCACTCGTGCACGAAATTCCCTTACGGCAGAGTCGGAAGCAGTCGAACTTCTCATCGATCTCGGGATGGAGAAGGGCTACGTCAATCTCGACGACATTCTCGCCGCGATTCCCCAGGCGGAAGAGAACGTCGATCTGCTGGACGAGTTGTTCAACGCGCTTCTTGCCGCGGGCATTCCCTACTCGAATAACGGCTACATTGCCGGGAATCACGATGTGCAGGAATCCGATGTCGAAGCGGCGACGAAGATTGCCCGGAATGAGGATACGGAAGAGGAGTTCCAAAACCAGCGCACCATCGATGCGGCCGATGCAGGTGACAGCATCGGTACGTATCTCAGCCAGGCGGCACGCGTTCCTCTGCTCACGCGTGAGGAGGAGGTCCTCCTCGCCAAACGCATCGAGCGCGGCCGCGATGCGAGCTGCAAACTTGCAAAAGCGAATGGTTCGGCGAAGAAGCGTGCCGATTTGAGGTGCCTGGTCGAGGACGGTGTGGCTGCACGCGAGCATCTGATCCTGGCGAACGTACGCCTCGTTTTCAGCGTGGCCAAGAAATACTGCGGACGAGGTATGCCGTTGATGGACTTGGTGCAAGAAGGCCACATTGGATTGATGCGCGCGGCGAAGAAATTCGATTACAAACGGGGCTATAAATTTTCGACCTATGCGACGTGGTGGATCCGGCAAGCGATTACCCGCTCCGTGGCGGATCAGGGCCGGACGATTCGACTGCCGGTGCACATGGGCGAGCGAATCAGCAAAATGTACCGCGTGCGTCACAGCTTGATACAATCCCTGGGACGGCTTCCGCGAACGGAAGAGCTGGCGGAAGCCCTGGGGGACAAAACCGAGAACGTCGCCAAGATGTTGCGATTTTCGAAGCATACTTTGTCCCTCGAGCTGCCGGTCGGAGAAGATGATGACGCCGTGCTTGGCGATTTCATCGAAGATGAAGAAGCGCCGCCGCCGGAAGATAAGACCGGACAGGTTCTGCTCAGGGAGCGCATGAAGGATCTTCTGGATACGCTGCCACCGCGCGAAGTGCGCGTTCTGCAATTGCGCTTCGGCCTGTACGGCACGCGTCAGCATACGTTAAATGAAGTCGGCCAGAAGATGGGCATCACGCGCGAGCGTGTGCGCCAGATTCAGGCGCAAGCCATCCGCCGCTTGCGGAAAAATTCACTGCGGCGGGAGTGGGTCGATTACGTTAGGGCGTAA
- a CDS encoding crosslink repair DNA glycosylase YcaQ family protein → MTRVPDKSLQTYRARTYKTAPGTRLQTLDDALAFVEARGFATLWPIQSFDLPSLWTAVAGDRPVADEHDDPGHITWSWKDQMLDKRQWYYGKLLRGKATLVSLEVIPVFYALSDRVAEIDDYRLAYEDGHLTYEAYRVAEALLRNGPQHTIQLRRLAHLSAGQSKSRFNKAIADLQRGLWVVPIGIAEAGAWRYAFIYELFDRWFTNVASQARPITLADARTTLACRYLDSVGAATAQDIGRLFRWRIKETDKALQKLADESLAVPCEDKRWATAKLWDGSPRME, encoded by the coding sequence ATGACACGCGTTCCGGATAAATCCTTACAGACCTACCGCGCCCGGACTTACAAAACTGCGCCGGGTACCCGCCTCCAAACCCTTGACGATGCGCTTGCATTCGTCGAAGCGCGCGGATTCGCGACGCTCTGGCCGATCCAATCGTTCGATCTCCCCAGTCTGTGGACTGCGGTGGCGGGCGACCGTCCCGTGGCCGACGAGCACGACGATCCGGGCCACATCACCTGGAGCTGGAAAGACCAGATGCTGGACAAACGTCAGTGGTATTACGGAAAGCTGCTGCGCGGCAAAGCCACGCTGGTCAGTCTCGAGGTCATTCCCGTTTTCTACGCCCTCTCCGACCGCGTCGCGGAAATCGATGACTACCGTCTGGCGTACGAAGATGGGCATTTGACCTACGAGGCGTACCGCGTGGCGGAAGCATTGTTGAGGAACGGGCCTCAACACACGATTCAGCTGCGCAGGCTGGCTCACCTCAGCGCCGGTCAATCGAAATCTCGTTTCAATAAAGCCATCGCCGATCTGCAGCGCGGGTTGTGGGTCGTGCCCATCGGCATCGCCGAAGCTGGCGCCTGGCGCTATGCCTTCATTTACGAACTCTTCGACCGCTGGTTCACGAACGTAGCATCACAAGCCAGACCGATCACACTCGCAGATGCACGCACCACACTCGCGTGCCGCTATCTCGACTCGGTCGGCGCTGCGACGGCGCAAGACATTGGCCGTCTGTTCCGCTGGCGCATCAAGGAAACCGATAAAGCGTTGCAGAAATTGGCGGATGAGAGCCTGGCCGTTCCGTGCGAGGACAAACGCTGGGCGACCGCCAAACTATGGGATGGATCGCCGCGTATGGAATAG
- a CDS encoding aspartate 1-decarboxylase, with translation MTERDNKRWLLRSKIHKATVTSADPDYVGSITIDLDLMDRVGIWPGEKVMVVSNATGARLETYAISGVRGSGEICMNGGAAHLIKPGEEIIIMGFALASEPIEPRIILVDAENRYVRDL, from the coding sequence GTGACAGAGAGGGATAACAAACGCTGGCTGCTGCGTTCGAAGATACATAAAGCCACCGTGACGTCTGCCGATCCGGACTACGTGGGCAGCATCACGATCGATTTGGATTTGATGGACCGGGTCGGCATCTGGCCGGGCGAGAAGGTCATGGTCGTCAGCAACGCGACGGGGGCGCGGTTGGAGACCTATGCCATTTCCGGTGTGCGCGGTTCGGGAGAGATCTGCATGAACGGCGGTGCGGCCCATTTGATTAAACCCGGTGAGGAGATCATTATCATGGGTTTCGCGTTGGCCTCAGAACCGATCGAACCGCGGATCATACTCGTGGACGCCGAGAATCGATACGTGAGGGATTTGTAG